The stretch of DNA CGCGGCCAACCAGCGCATTGAAGCGGTGGATGTGGACGTGGCCAAGGGACTGGCGGAGCAGGCGGAGCGGTTCAAGCAGGAAGGTAGCCAGCTGTACAAAAAGGTCTGAATCAGAACCTGTGGCGAGGGAGCTTGCTCCCGCTGGAGTGCGCAGCGCTCCCGGAATCTGGATCGGTGTCTTGACTGACACTCATCGGTTGCAGGTTTTGGGGCGGCTTCGCCGCCCAGCGGGAGCAAGCTCCCTCGCCACAGGGGACTTTGCTGATTCAAATAATAGTGTCCCTCTGAGATAACACCCTTGAGCATTCAACCCAGCACCTATTCCCCAGACATCGCAGTCCCCTTGGACAAACGCGTCTTCGGCGCCCGCGATCTCTTTTCCCTGTGGTTCTCCCTGGGCATCGGCCTGATGGTCCTGCAAACCGGTGCACTGTTGGCGCCGGGCCTGGGCCTCTCCGGTTCCTTACTGGCAATTTTCCTCGGCACGTTGGTCGGCGTGCTGTTGCTGGCCGCCGTCGGCGTGATCGGCAGCGATACCGGCCTGTCATCCATGGCCGCCCTGAAACTCAGCCTCGGCACCAAGGGTGCAAGCCTGCCGGCGCTGCTGAACCTGCTGCAGCTGATCGGCTGGGGCTCATTCGAAATCATCGTGATGCGCGACGCCGCCAGCCTGTTGGGCGCCCGCGCGTTCAGTGAAGGCAGCCTGCTGACCAGCCCATTGTTCTGGACCCTGGTATTCGGCGCCCTCGCGACCTTGCTTGCCGTCAGCGGTCCGCTGACCTTCGTGCGGCAGATCCTGCGCAACTGGGGCATCTGGCTGCTGCTGGCCGCCTGCCTGTGGCTGACCTGGAACCTGTTTGCCAAGGCCGACCTGGCCACTCTCTGGGCCCAGGCTGGTGACGGTTCGATGCCGTTTGCCGTTGGCTTCGATATCGCGATTGCCATGCCGCTGTCCTGGCTGCCACTGATTGCCGACTACTCACGTTTCGGCAAACGCGCGAAAAACGTGTTCGGCGGCACGGCACTGGGTTTCTTCATCGGCAACTTCTGGCTGATGAGCCTTGGCGTGGCCTACACCCTGGCGTTTGCGCCGAGCGGTGAAGTGAATGCGTTGCTGCTGGCATTGGCCGGAGCCGGCCTGGGGATTCCGCTGCTGCTGATCCTGTTGGATGAATCAGAAAACGCGTTCGCCGATATTCACTCGGCGGCGGTGTCCAGCGGGATTCTGTTGCGCTTGAAAGTCGAGCACCTGGCATTGGCCATTGGCGTTATCTGCACGCTGATCGCCTGCTTTGCACCGTTGGCGCAGTACCAGAACTTCCTGCTGCTGATCGGCTCGGTGTTCGCGCCGCTGTTCGGCGTGGTGCTGGTGGATCACTTCATCCTGCGCCGTCGTGGCCATGGTGTTACCGCCAACCTGCGCTGGCCGGCACTGCTGGCGTGGCTTGGAGGGATCAGCACCTATCACCTGTTGGCGAATCTGTACCCGGATGTCGGCGCGACCCTGCCGGCGCTGGTGCTGGCAGGGCTGTTGCACTTCATCCTGGGCCGGGCCTTCAGTGGCGCGCGGGCACCAGCTCAGGCTTGATCACGCCGGTGAGGCGCGCATAGGGGATGGTCATTTCGATCAGCCCCAATGCGTACGGCGCGATGGTGGTCACGTTGTACTTGAGCACCACGCCATTGCTGGTCAGCGCCACATTCGGGGTTTTCTGGAACGGCCAGTTCTTCACGAACTCCGGGTCACGGTCCATCTGCGAATTGATCAGCCAGTTGTTGTGGGCGACTTTCGCGGTCTTCCAGAATGCATCTTCCTGGCCCGGCAACAGCATGTCGGTCAGGCTCAGCTCTTTGTGCAGCAGGCGTGAATAGTTGATGAAGCCGCGGCCCGGCTCACCGTGGGCGGTGCCGGTGTCCAGGTAGCTGGACACTTCGATGATCACCAGTCCGTCATGCTGCTCACGTACCTTGGCCTGCAAGTACATGCTGTTGCGGTCCGGGGACTCACGCAAGAACTTGTCGCGGTAGGCGTTCAGGGTGGCGGGCATGGCCTGGCCAGGTGAAGTGCGGGCCATCTGCAGCAGGCGCTGTTCGATGATCTGGTCCAGTTGCGGCTCGGACGGGAAGTGCACGGTGTCGATGTTTACCAGCGGGCAATCCGGACTGCTGCAGCCGGGTTTGATCTGCTCGGAGGCGTCGGCGGTGGTGTCCAGCGGCTTCAGGTAGCTCGGCTGGAACAGGCTCTGGCAAGCACCCAGGGTCAAGGCGATACAGGCCACGGAGGCGATTTTTAAAAGCGACATGTGTGTCCTTCATAAATCGAGGAAAGGTGAAAATGTGGAGCTTCGACTCCCGACAGGGCAGTCAGTTCGCCACTAAGCTGATTAGAGTGAGTTTGACGCCCGCCGTCTATCCCGGCAACCGGAAAGGGGCTGCATCAAGGGGCACGAGCGCGTTAGGATGGCGCGATGTCGAGGCCGCCTCGACACCGCAAGGCAATAAACGAGGGTTGATATGACGGACACAGCGAAATCGACGCCGAGCAAGGTCGAGATTGTTCAGCGCGACAATGCCTACAAGGGCTTCTACAAACTGGATCGGCTGAAACTGCGGCACGAGAAGTTTGATGGCGGCATGAGCCGTGAGCTCAATCGCGAAGTCTTTGTGCGTCATGACGCCGTGTGTGTACTGCCCTACGACCCGCAGCGCGATGAAGTGGTGCTGATCGAGCAGTTTCGCGTCGGCGCCATGGGGCGTACCGACAACCCGTGGCTGATCGAAATGGTCGCCGGCCTGATCGACAAGGATGAGCAACCGGAGGAGGTTGCACACCGCGAAGCCGAGGAGGAAGCTGGCCTTACCTTCTCCGCACTCTGGCCGATCACCAAGTACTTTCCGTCGCCGGGTGGCAGCACCGAATTTGTCCACTTGTTCCTGGGCCGTTGCGAAAGCGCCGGGGCCGGTGGCGTCCATGGACTGGAAGAGGAAGCCGAAGATATCCGCGTCACCGTCTGGGCCTTTGAAGACGCCCTGCAGGCGGTACGTGACGGTAAAATTTCCAACGCAGCGAGCATTATTGCCCTGCAATGGCTTGCGCTTAATCGCGCGGAAGTGAGGGGGTTATGGCAGTAAAGGCACGGGAGCGATATCGGGTTGACCTGATCGGGCTGCAAGCAGCCTGCGAGGCCAACTATGCACGGCTGATGCGGCTGCTGCCGGACATGCGCCACACCCCCGAGGCGCGGCGCATTGCCGTGACCCACGGCGACCAGATGCTCGGCGTGCTGACCCTGGAAGTGATCGTGAACTGCCCGTACACCACCACTTTGCGGGTGCGTCAGGAGCACAGCCTGCCGTGGCTGCCGGTGCCGCAGCTGGAAGTGCAGGTGTACCACGACGCACGCATGGCCGAAGTGATCAGCGCCGAACATGCACGACGCTTTCGCAGCATCTATCCTTACCCCAACGTGTTCATGCACCAACCCGATGAGAAAGCACAGCTCAATGTGTTCCTCGGTGAATGGTTGAGTCACTGCCTGGCCCTGGGCCACGAGTTCGAAGTCGTTCGATAGATGTGAACTGCGTCCGCTTCACGGGTTTCCTCTTTGTGTCCTGCCCCAGCATAATCGCCTCAAATGTCCATTCCTGTGATCACGCCCTGGGAGAACGCCTTGCCGAGCGTATCCGCCTTGAACCCTGACGCTTCGGCGTTGCTGGTGCAGTTGTCCGACAGTCACCTGTTTGCCGAGGCGGACGGCGGCCTGCTGGGCATGAATACCCGCGAGAGCCTGCAACGGGTGATCGACACGGTGCTGGTGCAGCAGCCGCAGATTGATCTGGTGCTGGCCACCGGGGATTTGTCCCAGGACGGTACGCTGGAGTCGTATCAGGCGTTTCGTGACATGACGCGGCAGATTCAGGCGCCGGCGCGCTGGATCCCGGGGAATCACGATGAGCCGCAGGTGATGCAGCAGGCGGCGGTCAACAGCGCGTTGCTGGAACCGGTGGTGGATGTGGGCAACTGGCGCATTACCCTGCTGGACTCGGCGGTGCCGGGTTCGGTGCCGGGGTATTTGCAGGATCAGCAGCTGCAATTGCTGGCGCAGTCGTTGAGTGAGGCGCCGGCTCGGCATCATCTGGTGTGTTTTCACCATCATCCGGTGTCGATTGGGTGCGCTTGGATGGAGCCCATCGGTTTGCGCAATCCTGAGGCGTTGTTTGCGGTGCTGGATCGGTTTCCGCAGGTGCGGGCGGTGCTTTGGGGGCATGTGCATCAGGAAATTGACCGGGAGCGCAATGGGGTGCGTTTGTTGGCTTCGCCTTCTACCTGCATTCAGTTCGCTCCCGGGAGTGAGGATTTCAGCGTGAGTGAGCAGGCACCCGGGTATCGCTGGCTGCGGTTGCATGCCGACGGGCGGTTGGAAACCGGTGTGGAGCGGGTGCAGGGCTTCGCGTTTCAGGTGGATTACGGTAGCAACGGCTACTGAGATTTCCCTGTAAACTGCGCCTCTTTGGCAGACCCACAGAGGACCCGGAATGTCCGCATCGATCTTGTATATCCACGGTTTCAACAGCGCACCAGCCTCCAACAAGGCGAGCCAGTTGATCACCGTGATGGACAGCCTCGGTCTGGCCGACCAACTGCGCGTGCCGGCCCTGCATCACCACCCCCGCCAGGCGATCCCCCAGTTGGAGGCGGCTATCCGTGACCTCGGAAGGCCACTGCTGGTAGGCAGCTCACTCGGCGGCTACTATGCAACCCATCTTGCCGAACGCCATGGCCTCA from Pseudomonas sp. NC02 encodes:
- a CDS encoding RsiV family protein, which codes for MSLLKIASVACIALTLGACQSLFQPSYLKPLDTTADASEQIKPGCSSPDCPLVNIDTVHFPSEPQLDQIIEQRLLQMARTSPGQAMPATLNAYRDKFLRESPDRNSMYLQAKVREQHDGLVIIEVSSYLDTGTAHGEPGRGFINYSRLLHKELSLTDMLLPGQEDAFWKTAKVAHNNWLINSQMDRDPEFVKNWPFQKTPNVALTSNGVVLKYNVTTIAPYALGLIEMTIPYARLTGVIKPELVPARH
- the cpdA gene encoding 3',5'-cyclic-AMP phosphodiesterase, yielding MPSVSALNPDASALLVQLSDSHLFAEADGGLLGMNTRESLQRVIDTVLVQQPQIDLVLATGDLSQDGTLESYQAFRDMTRQIQAPARWIPGNHDEPQVMQQAAVNSALLEPVVDVGNWRITLLDSAVPGSVPGYLQDQQLQLLAQSLSEAPARHHLVCFHHHPVSIGCAWMEPIGLRNPEALFAVLDRFPQVRAVLWGHVHQEIDRERNGVRLLASPSTCIQFAPGSEDFSVSEQAPGYRWLRLHADGRLETGVERVQGFAFQVDYGSNGY
- a CDS encoding NUDIX domain-containing protein; translated protein: MTDTAKSTPSKVEIVQRDNAYKGFYKLDRLKLRHEKFDGGMSRELNREVFVRHDAVCVLPYDPQRDEVVLIEQFRVGAMGRTDNPWLIEMVAGLIDKDEQPEEVAHREAEEEAGLTFSALWPITKYFPSPGGSTEFVHLFLGRCESAGAGGVHGLEEEAEDIRVTVWAFEDALQAVRDGKISNAASIIALQWLALNRAEVRGLWQ
- a CDS encoding DUF1249 domain-containing protein yields the protein MAVKARERYRVDLIGLQAACEANYARLMRLLPDMRHTPEARRIAVTHGDQMLGVLTLEVIVNCPYTTTLRVRQEHSLPWLPVPQLEVQVYHDARMAEVISAEHARRFRSIYPYPNVFMHQPDEKAQLNVFLGEWLSHCLALGHEFEVVR
- the cytX gene encoding putative hydroxymethylpyrimidine transporter CytX, which encodes MSIQPSTYSPDIAVPLDKRVFGARDLFSLWFSLGIGLMVLQTGALLAPGLGLSGSLLAIFLGTLVGVLLLAAVGVIGSDTGLSSMAALKLSLGTKGASLPALLNLLQLIGWGSFEIIVMRDAASLLGARAFSEGSLLTSPLFWTLVFGALATLLAVSGPLTFVRQILRNWGIWLLLAACLWLTWNLFAKADLATLWAQAGDGSMPFAVGFDIAIAMPLSWLPLIADYSRFGKRAKNVFGGTALGFFIGNFWLMSLGVAYTLAFAPSGEVNALLLALAGAGLGIPLLLILLDESENAFADIHSAAVSSGILLRLKVEHLALAIGVICTLIACFAPLAQYQNFLLLIGSVFAPLFGVVLVDHFILRRRGHGVTANLRWPALLAWLGGISTYHLLANLYPDVGATLPALVLAGLLHFILGRAFSGARAPAQA